One window of the Flavobacteriaceae bacterium YJPT1-3 genome contains the following:
- a CDS encoding sigma-70 family RNA polymerase sigma factor, whose protein sequence is MSTPKEAEFVAQLEEHQNIVHKICRLYTNNQEEHNDLFQEVTIQLWKAYPKFRGDSKFSTWMYRVALNTAITLYRKSKRRVKTQDYENVQFKIAAQEYDDTVERQLKLMYSAVKELNDIEKALVFLYLEDKNYREISETLGISEVNARVKMNRIKTKLRTILNP, encoded by the coding sequence TTGAGCACCCCCAAGGAAGCGGAATTTGTAGCGCAGCTGGAAGAGCACCAGAATATAGTGCATAAGATATGCCGGCTCTACACCAATAATCAAGAAGAGCACAATGATCTTTTTCAGGAAGTTACTATACAGTTATGGAAAGCCTACCCCAAGTTCAGGGGAGACAGTAAATTCAGTACCTGGATGTACCGGGTGGCGCTCAATACAGCCATCACGCTCTATCGCAAATCCAAACGGAGGGTCAAAACGCAGGATTACGAGAATGTCCAATTTAAGATCGCGGCTCAGGAATACGACGATACCGTTGAGCGGCAGTTGAAATTAATGTATAGTGCGGTCAAGGAATTGAACGATATTGAAAAAGCCCTCGTTTTCCTGTATTTGGAGGATAAAAATTACCGGGAGATCTCAGAAACTCTGGGTATCTCTGAAGTAAATGCCCGAGTGAAAATGAATCGAATAAAGACAAAATTAAGAACGATACTTAACCCGTAA
- a CDS encoding lysophospholipid acyltransferase family protein, translating to MGLFKTNPFGHILFIKKWLIRILGALTHRRYRGFNELQIEGSEVIKNLPDTGVLFVSNHQTYFADVVAMFHVFNASLSGRTDSIKNIGYLWNPKLNVYYVAAGETMRSGLLPRILAYVGAVTVSRTWREKGKEIDREVNLSDTENIGIALHDGWVITFPQGTTKPWKPIRKGTAHIIKQYKPIVVPIVIDGFRRAYDKKGLRIKKKNILQSIEIKQPLDIDYEGDSIEDIVEQIEYAIEQHPSFLKVISEEELQEEEELNRKRMWEY from the coding sequence ATGGGGTTATTCAAGACCAATCCGTTCGGACATATTTTATTCATCAAAAAGTGGTTAATTCGTATTCTGGGAGCGTTGACCCATAGACGGTATCGGGGCTTCAATGAATTGCAGATCGAAGGATCAGAAGTTATCAAAAATCTTCCGGATACCGGAGTGCTTTTTGTTTCTAACCACCAGACCTATTTCGCAGATGTGGTCGCCATGTTCCACGTCTTTAATGCCAGTTTGAGCGGTCGTACGGATTCGATCAAAAATATAGGCTACCTCTGGAATCCCAAATTGAATGTCTACTACGTGGCTGCCGGGGAGACCATGCGCAGCGGACTTCTACCGCGTATTCTAGCCTATGTGGGGGCAGTTACGGTAAGCCGTACCTGGCGGGAAAAGGGAAAAGAGATCGATCGCGAAGTGAATTTGAGCGATACGGAGAATATTGGTATCGCGCTGCATGACGGTTGGGTGATTACCTTCCCTCAAGGCACCACCAAACCCTGGAAACCCATTCGCAAAGGAACGGCGCACATCATTAAGCAGTATAAGCCAATTGTGGTTCCTATCGTCATTGATGGCTTCCGTCGAGCCTATGACAAAAAAGGATTACGCATCAAAAAGAAGAACATCCTCCAGTCGATTGAGATCAAACAACCGTTGGACATCGACTACGAAGGCGACAGCATAGAAGACATCGTTGAACAGATCGAGTACGCCATCGAGCAACATCCTTCGTTTTTAAAAGTAATTTCAGAAGAGGAGTTGCAGGAAGAAGAGGAGCTCAATCGCAAACGGATGTGGGAGTATTAA